In the genome of Desulfuromonas sp. DDH964, one region contains:
- the tnpA gene encoding IS200/IS605 family transposase, which produces MSRFRKLTHAIWHCQYHIVWVPKYRFRILEGELAQEVRACIRIFSEQSHCEVVELNVQKDHIHLIIMVPPKVSISELMGRLKGRSAIRILKNHPKLRKKRYWGNHFWAPGYCVDTVGLDAEMIRRYVRYQEQHEKKVEQQQLKF; this is translated from the coding sequence ATGAGCCGTTTTCGAAAATTAACACATGCGATCTGGCACTGCCAGTATCACATCGTCTGGGTGCCCAAGTATCGCTTCCGGATATTGGAAGGTGAACTGGCGCAAGAAGTTCGAGCGTGTATCCGGATCTTCAGCGAGCAGAGTCACTGCGAGGTCGTCGAGCTGAATGTCCAGAAAGACCATATTCACCTGATCATCATGGTGCCGCCCAAGGTGTCCATTTCGGAGTTGATGGGGCGCCTGAAGGGCCGATCAGCGATACGTATTTTAAAGAACCATCCCAAGTTGCGGAAGAAACGCTACTGGGGCAATCATTTTTGGGCGCCCGGCTACTGCGTTGACACGGTAGGCCTGGATGCCGAGATGATCAGGCGCTACGTGCGGTATCAAGAGCAGCATGAGAAGAAAGTGGAACAACAGCAACTCAAATTCTAA
- a CDS encoding lipid-binding SYLF domain-containing protein, whose translation MRFSLTTVLAVMILQTSFPAAYAAPNEERERIELASIILDEIMLIPEKGMPANLLANAAGIAVIPNVLKVGLMVGGRFGKGILSLRNEQGSWSDPIFISLTGGSLGWQIGAQATDVILVFKSPRSVNGILSGKVTLGADAAVAAGPVGRNMSGATDTTLRAEIYSYSRSRGLFAGVALEGSVLQIDDPVNADYYGARYLSPRSIINGNASRETPEIGRFREKLRQYSGQP comes from the coding sequence ATGCGCTTTTCTCTGACCACTGTTCTTGCTGTCATGATCCTGCAGACGAGCTTTCCGGCTGCATATGCAGCGCCCAACGAAGAACGGGAGCGGATCGAGCTGGCGTCCATTATTCTCGACGAGATCATGCTGATCCCGGAAAAGGGGATGCCCGCCAACCTGCTTGCCAATGCGGCCGGGATTGCGGTCATCCCCAACGTTCTCAAGGTCGGCCTGATGGTCGGGGGGCGCTTTGGCAAGGGGATCCTGTCGCTGCGCAACGAGCAGGGGAGCTGGAGCGACCCGATCTTCATCTCCCTCACCGGCGGCAGCCTTGGCTGGCAGATCGGCGCCCAGGCGACCGATGTCATTCTCGTCTTCAAGTCGCCGCGCAGCGTCAACGGCATTCTCAGCGGCAAGGTCACCCTCGGCGCCGACGCCGCGGTGGCGGCCGGTCCGGTGGGCCGGAACATGTCCGGCGCGACCGACACCACGCTGCGTGCCGAAATCTATTCTTATTCCCGCAGCCGCGGGCTCTTTGCCGGGGTGGCGCTGGAAGGGTCGGTGCTGCAGATCGATGACCCGGTCAACGCGGACTACTACGGCGCCCGCTACCTCTCGCCGCGCAGCATCATCAACGGCAATGCCAGTCGCGAGACGCCCGAGATCGGGCGCTTCAGGGAGAAATTGCGCCAGTACTCGGGACAGCCCTGA
- a CDS encoding response regulator, which produces MRLRIIIFEDDPLARELLLRSIEQLGHEVLAFPDPLACPLYSRDDCSCSQQYPCGDLLISDNRMPRMTGLEFIRRQAEQGCKGAAVNKALISGAWTDAQRLEAQRLGCRIFDKPLALDELLTWIGEREAGINPERQLAPLPAP; this is translated from the coding sequence ATGCGGCTGCGCATCATCATCTTCGAAGATGACCCCCTTGCCCGGGAGTTGCTGCTTCGCTCCATCGAGCAACTCGGGCACGAAGTTCTCGCCTTTCCCGACCCTTTGGCCTGCCCCCTCTACAGCAGGGATGACTGCTCCTGTTCCCAGCAGTACCCCTGCGGTGATCTGCTGATCAGCGATAATCGGATGCCGCGCATGACCGGACTGGAATTCATCCGCCGCCAGGCCGAGCAGGGATGCAAGGGGGCGGCGGTCAACAAGGCGCTGATCTCCGGGGCCTGGACCGATGCCCAGCGCCTCGAGGCGCAGCGCCTCGGTTGCCGGATCTTCGACAAGCCCCTCGCCCTGGATGAACTCCTGACCTGGATTGGGGAACGGGAGGCGGGCATCAACCCGGAGCGGCAGCTCGCTCCCCTTCCCGCACCCTAA
- a CDS encoding OmpA family protein yields the protein MNRMTSTIFGIFLILILAVPALAANQGGTYTLTPLVGGYLFEGQQNVERNAPTLGLALGYNFDRNLGTEATLQYINANTNRGGGKDINGYLYRIDGIYHFFPGNMVVPYLAAGFGGLTLNPYFNEEETNGLFDWGGGLKIYGSDNLALRLDVRHLLVFDHPENNLAYTAGLMYQFGGAQPAPAKVVPPADSDGDGILDSEDKCPGTPAGVRVDKTGCRPDSDGDGVFDDLDKCPGTPAGVRVDTAGCRPDSDGDGVFDDLDKCPGTPAGVRVDTAGCRPDSDGDGVFDDLDKCPGTQAGIPVDQNGCRPDSDGDGVFDDLDKCPETPAGELVDKTGCTLKLTLHIKFGSNKTEIKPEFKDDISRTAAFIRANPNVPYFVIAGYTDSMGDATYNQRLSERRAAEVRDALIRDYGLSPDKIHARGYGETKPVASNETAAGRYENRRVEIICCAVLPQ from the coding sequence ATGAATCGAATGACCAGTACCATTTTTGGAATTTTCCTGATTTTAATCCTGGCAGTTCCGGCACTGGCAGCCAACCAGGGAGGAACCTATACCCTGACACCGCTGGTCGGAGGCTATCTCTTTGAAGGGCAGCAGAATGTCGAGCGCAATGCGCCGACCCTGGGGCTCGCCCTCGGTTACAACTTCGACCGGAATCTCGGCACCGAGGCCACCTTGCAGTATATCAATGCCAACACCAACCGGGGCGGGGGCAAGGATATCAATGGCTACCTCTACCGGATCGATGGAATCTACCACTTCTTCCCGGGGAATATGGTCGTCCCCTACCTGGCTGCCGGCTTCGGCGGCCTGACTCTCAACCCGTATTTCAACGAGGAGGAAACCAACGGACTGTTCGACTGGGGCGGCGGACTCAAGATCTACGGCAGCGACAACCTGGCACTGCGCCTCGACGTCCGTCACCTGCTGGTTTTCGACCACCCGGAAAACAACCTCGCCTATACGGCCGGCTTAATGTACCAGTTCGGTGGTGCGCAGCCAGCACCGGCGAAAGTCGTTCCCCCGGCCGACAGTGATGGCGACGGGATCCTGGATTCTGAGGACAAATGCCCCGGGACCCCGGCGGGGGTTCGGGTTGACAAGACCGGCTGTCGCCCCGACAGCGATGGCGACGGCGTCTTCGACGATCTGGACAAGTGCCCCGGGACTCCAGCCGGCGTCCGGGTTGATACCGCCGGCTGTCGCCCCGACAGTGATGGCGACGGTGTTTTCGACGATCTGGACAAGTGCCCGGGGACCCCGGCCGGCGTCCGGGTTGATACCGCCGGCTGTCGCCCCGACAGCGATGGCGACGGTGTTTTTGACGATCTGGACAAGTGTCCCGGAACCCAGGCGGGAATCCCCGTCGACCAGAACGGTTGCCGCCCCGACAGTGACGGCGACGGCGTCTTCGACGATCTGGACAAGTGCCCGGAAACCCCGGCCGGCGAACTGGTCGACAAGACCGGTTGCACCCTGAAACTGACCCTGCACATCAAATTCGGTTCCAACAAAACGGAGATCAAACCGGAATTCAAGGACGATATCAGCCGCACAGCGGCTTTCATCCGCGCCAATCCGAATGTTCCCTACTTTGTCATTGCCGGCTACACCGATTCCATGGGGGATGCCACCTACAACCAGCGACTCTCTGAACGCAGGGCCGCCGAAGTGCGCGATGCCCTGATCCGCGATTACGGTTTGAGCCCGGACAAGATTCACGCCCGCGGTTATGGTGAAACCAAGCCGGTGGCCAGCAACGAAACCGCGGCAGGACGTTATGAGAACCGGCGGGTGGAGATCATCTGCTGCGCGGTTCTGCCGCAGTAG
- a CDS encoding tRNA (mnm(5)s(2)U34)-methyltransferase, which produces MPLPVPPLTRIVAWAHSLVGDCLTAGDLAVDLTAGCGRDTLFLWQQVAPSGRVLSFDIQTAALAETVARLESAGAPVHSSRKLGEPAGPEPGVYPVAACHSRFGEFLPAAPQVIFANLGFHPGGNRELVTRPETTLAALQGAERHLLPGGRLLVAGYPGHPGGGEEAAVVEGWFAALPPQHWETLQLRVPNRVHAPFLVLAARRGGGAA; this is translated from the coding sequence GTGCCCCTGCCCGTCCCGCCACTGACCCGAATCGTCGCCTGGGCCCACTCGTTGGTCGGCGACTGTCTCACCGCCGGCGACCTGGCCGTTGACCTCACTGCCGGCTGCGGTCGCGATACCCTTTTTCTCTGGCAGCAGGTAGCCCCCAGCGGCCGGGTCCTCAGCTTCGACATTCAAACTGCGGCCCTGGCAGAAACTGTCGCCCGCCTCGAATCTGCCGGCGCTCCGGTCCATTCATCCCGGAAGCTCGGCGAACCGGCTGGCCCCGAACCCGGCGTCTACCCGGTCGCCGCCTGCCATAGCCGATTCGGTGAATTCCTCCCGGCCGCACCGCAGGTCATCTTTGCCAATCTCGGGTTCCACCCCGGGGGGAACCGGGAGCTCGTTACCCGGCCGGAAACGACCCTCGCCGCCCTGCAGGGGGCGGAGCGGCATCTGCTGCCCGGCGGCAGGCTGCTGGTTGCTGGCTACCCGGGGCATCCCGGCGGGGGGGAAGAGGCCGCGGTGGTCGAAGGGTGGTTCGCGGCCCTCCCCCCTCAGCACTGGGAGACCCTGCAGCTGCGCGTGCCTAACCGCGTGCATGCCCCGTTTCTGGTGCTGGCAGCGCGGCGCGGGGGTGGAGCTGCATAA
- a CDS encoding tellurite resistance TerB family protein: protein MLNHLRRLLTSAASEERSADKLQIATCALLLEMAYADRSFDPAEEALLRTHLQQHFQLDSAALDGLLANARQARRESADLFQFAREINAVCSLEEKLAIMETLWRIIYADGVLDKYEDALARQLAGLLRLSPRQAIDLKLRVLGEQGRP from the coding sequence ATGCTCAATCACCTGCGTCGCCTCCTGACCTCGGCCGCTAGCGAGGAGCGGAGCGCCGATAAACTGCAAATCGCCACCTGTGCCCTGCTGCTGGAGATGGCTTACGCCGACCGCAGCTTTGATCCCGCCGAGGAGGCGTTGCTGCGCACCCACCTGCAGCAGCATTTTCAGCTCGATTCGGCCGCCCTCGACGGGTTGCTCGCCAACGCTCGCCAGGCCCGCCGCGAGAGCGCCGACCTCTTCCAGTTCGCCCGTGAAATCAACGCCGTCTGCAGCCTGGAGGAGAAACTGGCGATCATGGAGACTCTGTGGCGGATCATCTATGCCGACGGGGTTCTCGACAAGTACGAGGATGCCCTGGCGCGCCAGCTCGCCGGCCTGCTCCGCCTCTCGCCGCGCCAGGCCATCGACCTGAAACTCCGGGTCCTCGGCGAGCAGGGACGTCCCTGA
- a CDS encoding DUF190 domain-containing protein, protein MRKLEGEQTLMRIFIGESDRFEHRPLYEALLDLLRSEGFAGATVLKGAAGFGAASVVHSDKLLRLSSDLPVVVEVVDSREKIDCLLPRLDTMLKGGLVTLEKAHVIRYSE, encoded by the coding sequence ATGCGCAAACTGGAAGGGGAGCAGACCCTGATGCGGATCTTCATCGGCGAAAGCGACCGTTTCGAACATCGCCCCCTCTACGAGGCGCTGCTTGATCTGCTGCGGAGTGAAGGGTTCGCCGGCGCCACGGTCCTTAAAGGGGCGGCGGGCTTCGGCGCCGCCAGCGTCGTGCACAGCGACAAGCTGCTGCGGCTCTCCAGCGACCTGCCAGTGGTGGTCGAGGTGGTCGACAGCCGCGAAAAGATCGACTGTCTGCTGCCCCGGCTCGACACCATGCTCAAGGGGGGGCTTGTCACCCTGGAGAAGGCCCACGTCATTCGCTACTCGGAGTAA
- the crcB gene encoding fluoride efflux transporter CrcB, with amino-acid sequence MQLIYIGLFGACGCLARYLVSGWTYALCGRTLPYGTLVVNVVGSFLLGLLMEGSLRSTFFSPAVRVGISVGFMGGFTTFSTFSYETVRLFEEGSFWQAGTNILLNMIVCLTFAAAGIFVARQL; translated from the coding sequence ATGCAGCTCATCTATATCGGTCTTTTCGGCGCCTGCGGCTGTCTGGCCCGCTATCTCGTCTCCGGCTGGACCTACGCCCTTTGCGGGCGGACTCTCCCCTATGGCACCCTGGTCGTCAACGTCGTCGGCTCCTTCCTGCTCGGGCTGCTGATGGAAGGGAGCCTGCGCAGCACCTTCTTCTCTCCCGCGGTGCGAGTGGGAATCAGCGTCGGTTTCATGGGAGGCTTTACCACCTTTTCGACCTTTTCCTACGAGACCGTGCGGCTGTTCGAGGAGGGGAGTTTCTGGCAGGCCGGTACCAATATCCTGCTCAATATGATCGTCTGTCTCACATTTGCCGCCGCCGGAATCTTCGTCGCCCGCCAACTCTAG